A part of Leishmania braziliensis MHOM/BR/75/M2904 complete genome, chromosome 30 genomic DNA contains:
- a CDS encoding putative aldehyde dehydrogenase, whose amino-acid sequence MLLSYVLIADLLVRAYTIFKWLWACVAQTFDRYTAPTIQVPLPAVTFTATPAAETLNPRSAGEGKIQCYDKGTNVPIGTVKAFTPAEVREVVEKARRAQQVWALTPFSTRRKLLFALMDYILAHQEFICQTACVECGKTMMDGTLGEMLTTFEKLRWTAAHGEEVLQDEVRDVGPMTIHKRASVSYVPFGVIGAIVSWNYPFHNIYGPMISALFAGNAFVGKVSEYSSYYASYYESIVKDGLRQLGYSSDLVSFLTGFAETGEAVVSSVDKLIFIGSPGVGKVIMRNAAATLTPVVLELGGKDPAIICEDADLEQVIPVVMRGNFQNCGQNCVGLERILVQERIHDQLVLEVTRLTRALTQGPASQGQYDLGAMTMGRAAIPTIQRLVDDTVKAGATLVCGGKAASDHFFPATILTNVTPDMPIAQEEVFGPVMVIMKFKTDQDAVKMVNACAYGLGSSVFSANIPRAHAIADRIRTGMVNINDFGINYLCQSLPFGGVKISGFDRFAGREGLRGNCIVRASTMDRIPGVKTTIPPILQYPISPAAFTFMENVAQVMYGRLPHMITSATKLFAIKPDKSTDKKKA is encoded by the coding sequence ATGCTCCTTTCCTACGTCCTAATCGCAGACCTTTTGGTGCGCGCCTACACCATCTTCAAATGGCTCtgggcgtgcgtggcgcAGACCTTCGATCGCTACACCGCGCCAACGATtcaggtgccgctgccggcggtgaCGTTCACGGCGACACCCGCCGCGGAAACTCTCAACCCCCGCTCTGCCGGCGAGGGCAAGATTCAGTGCTACGACAAGGGCACCAATGTCCCTATTGGCACCGTGAAGGCGTTCACGCCGGCGGAGGTGCgtgaggtggtggagaaggccCGCAGAGCACAGCAGGTCTGGGCACTCACTCCCTTTTCTACGCGACGCAAGCTGCTCTTCGCCCTCATGGACTACATCCTCGCCCACCAGGAGTTCATCTGCCAGACGGCCTGCGTGGAGTGCGGTAAGACAATGATGGATGGCACACTAGGCGAGATGCTGACCACCTTCGAGAAGCTGCGCTGGACTGCCGCGCATGGTGAGGAGGTGCTTCAAGACGAGGTGCGCGATGTTGGCCCCATGACAATCCACAAGCGCGCCAGCGTGAGCTACGTGCCCTTCGGCGTCATTGGCGCTATCGTGTCGTGGAACTACCCCTTCCACAACATCTACGGACCCATGATCTCCGCCCTCTTCGCTGGTAACGCCTTCGTCGGGAAGGTGTCGGAGTACTCGTCCTACTACGCCTCCTACTACGAGTCGATCGTCAAGGACGGCCTGCGCCAGCTAGGCTACTCGTCAGACCTCGTGTCGTTCCTCACGGGCTTTGCGGAGACGGGCGAGGCTGTCGTGTCGTCGGTAGACAAGCTCATCTTTATTGGGTCTCCTGGTGTTGGCAAGGTCATTATGCGCaacgccgcagcgacgctgacgCCGGTTGTGCTGGAACTAGGTGGCAAGGACCCAGCGATCATTTGTGAGGACGCGGACCTGGAGCAGGTGATCCCCGTGGTGATGCGCGGTAACTTCCAGAATTGCGGGCAGAACTGCGTCGGCCTCGAGCGCATTCTCGTGCAGGAGAGGATCCATGACCAGCTGGTGCTCGAGGTAACTCGCCTGACGCGTGCACTCACCCAGGGCCCCGCTTCGCAGGGCCAGTACGACCTCGGCGCCATGACGATGGGCAGGGCGGCCATCCCGACGATCCAGCGGCTGGTGGACGACACGGTGAAGGCAGGCGCCACCCTCGTCTGTGGCGGAAAGGCGGCGAGCGACCACTTCTTCCCGGCGACCATTCTGACGAACGTGACGCCAGACATGCCAATCGCCCAGGAGGAGGTGTTTGGTCCTGTGATGGTCATTATGAAGTTCAAGACGGACCAAGACGCCGTGAAGATGGTTAACGCGTGCGCCTACGGACTCGGCTCCAGCGTGTTCAGCGCCAACATCCCGCGCGCACATGCCATTGCGGATCGCATCCGCACTGGCATGGTGAACATCAACGATTTTGGCATTAACTATCTCTGCCAGTCACTGCCGTTTGGTGGCGTAAAGATAAGCGGCTTCGATCGCTTCGCTGGTCGTGAGGGTCTGCGGGGCAACTGCATTGTGCGTGCCTCGACAATGGACCGCATTCCTGGCGTGAAGACGACCATTCCGCCGATTCTGCAGTACCCCATCAGCCCAGCCGCCTTTACCTTCATGGAGAACGTCGCTCAGGTGATGTACGGCCGTCTACCGCACATGATCACCTCAGCCACAAAGCTGTTTGCCATCAAGCCGGACAAGAGCACTGACAAGAAGAAAGCATGA
- a CDS encoding putative mitogen-activated protein kinase: MTSNAAGNGSFTSSTNVVQLVSAQRGRKVYRVRGQSFDIDDSYTVTSVIGHGAYGVVCAALDDRTFQEVAIKRVSRVFEDLIDGRRIWREVLLLRILKECGCRNILRLIRVLPPRDSIMEFRDLYLVTDLYDLDLFSIIRQNKCESMDMLRRISVRVLRCLADMHSMGMVHRDIKPSNILLRDEKDAEEAIVCDFGLARAGLHRLSEPLDLTDYVVTRWYRPPELLLMCPYSYPIDIWAVGCVIAEYTMQRPLFAGRDYIHQLQFVLSSIPITGVGFIERSSSSSGLTNVNEIAKKYKGTRPLSQLLSKLPNDGLDLVTKMLTFEPEKRITAQEALNHPFFSSVGGPDCKSYPAPPELDLAFDMHAEVSECQLRRAIWEEVERYRKR; encoded by the coding sequence ATGACGAGCAATGCAGCTGGTAACGGCAGCTTTACTTCCTCCACCAATGTAGTGCAGCTCGTCTCGGCGCAGCGAGGACGAAAGGTGTACCGCGTGCGAGGGCAGAGCTTTGATATCGATGATAGCTACACTGTGACGAGCGTAATTGGGCACGGTGCATACGGCGTGGTTTGCGCTGCGTTAGACGACCGCACTTTCCAAGAGGTGGCCATCAAGCGCGTGAGTCGTGTGTTTGAGGACTTAATTGATGGCCGCCGCATATGGCGCGAGGTACTTCTCCTGCGCATCCTCAAAGAGTGTGGGTGTCGCAACATTCTTCGGCTGATTcgtgtgctgccgcctcgagACTCCATCATGGAGTTTCGCGACTTGTACTTGGTGACAGACCTCTACGATCTGGATCTCTTCTCCATCATTCGGCAGAACAAGTGCGAGTCGATGGACATGCTGCGTCGCATCAGCGTGCGAGTGCTTCGGTGTCTGGCAGACATGCACTCTATGGGCATGGTGCATCGTGACATCAAACCCAGCAACATTTTGCTGCGCGATGAGAAGGATGCAGAGGAGGCGATAGTATGTGACTTTGGTCTAGCGCGTGCCGGCCTGCATAGATTGAGTGAGCCGCTCGACTTGACCGACTACGTCGTCACCCGGTGGTACCGACCAcccgagctgctgctcatgtgCCCGTACAGCTATCCGATCGATATTTGGGCCGTTGGCTGCGTCATTGCCGAGTACACCATGCAGCGGCCGTTGTTCGCCGGCCGCGACTACATTCACCAGCTTCAGTTTGTGCTCTCTAGTATTCCTATCACGGGGGTCGGCTTTATTGAacgtagcagcagcagctctggaCTGACCAATGTGAACGAAATAGCCAAGAAGTATAAGGGCACCCGACCgctctcgcagctgctgtcgaaGCTGCCCAATGATGGGCTGGATTTGGTCACGAAGATGCTCACCTTTGAACCAGAGAAGCGCATTACCGCACAGGAAGCACTCAACCACCCTTTCTTCAGCAGTGTTGGTGGTCCAGACTGCAAGAGCTATCCAGCTCCCCCAGAGCTAGACCTCGCCTTCGACATGCACGCGGAGGTTTCCGAgtgccagctgcgccgcgccatctgggaggaggtggagcgctACCGAAAGAGGTAG